Proteins from a genomic interval of Desulfovibrio aminophilus DSM 12254:
- a CDS encoding DUF2065 domain-containing protein yields MDFDWTLFFLALGLAFVIEGLPYFLFAERMPRVLLTLAGQPPRHLRIMGLTAIILGVLLVSFGRSF; encoded by the coding sequence ATGGACTTCGACTGGACGCTCTTCTTCCTGGCCCTGGGACTGGCCTTCGTCATCGAGGGCCTGCCCTACTTCCTCTTCGCCGAACGCATGCCGCGGGTTCTGCTGACCCTGGCGGGGCAGCCGCCGCGCCATCTGCGCATCATGGGCCTCACGGCCATCATCCTGGGTGTGCTCCTGGTCTCCTTCGGCCGTTCGTTCTAG
- a CDS encoding ubiquinone/menaquinone biosynthesis methyltransferase, whose protein sequence is MTEAPAEAHGHKVAAMFGRIARWYDFLNRLLSLGQDVWWRYRLVRAVNPPPDGLVLDLAAGTLDVSVELLRQHPDLRVAALDFTLPMLAVGRERKLKGARAERIFPVQADGRALPLPDASVDAVTIAFGIRNIKPRAEAYAEILRVLKPGGRLCVLEFGTGSRRVWKGLYNFYLDKLLPAIGRLVSRDEGAYRYLADTIRAFPDERALARELLEAGFAKVCHLPMLSGIVFLHVAGKAD, encoded by the coding sequence GTGACGGAGGCTCCCGCCGAGGCCCACGGCCACAAGGTGGCGGCCATGTTCGGCCGCATCGCCCGCTGGTACGACTTCCTCAACCGGCTTTTGTCCCTGGGGCAGGACGTCTGGTGGCGCTACCGACTGGTGCGGGCCGTGAACCCGCCGCCGGACGGGCTGGTCCTGGACCTCGCCGCGGGAACCCTGGACGTGTCGGTGGAACTTCTGCGCCAGCACCCGGACCTGCGCGTGGCGGCCCTGGACTTCACCCTGCCCATGCTGGCCGTGGGCCGCGAGCGCAAGCTCAAGGGGGCCCGCGCCGAGCGGATCTTCCCGGTCCAGGCCGACGGCCGGGCCCTGCCCCTGCCCGACGCCTCGGTGGACGCCGTGACCATCGCCTTCGGCATCCGCAACATCAAGCCGCGCGCCGAGGCCTACGCCGAGATCCTGCGCGTGCTCAAACCCGGAGGGCGGCTCTGCGTCCTGGAGTTCGGCACGGGCAGCCGCCGGGTCTGGAAGGGGCTGTACAATTTCTACCTGGACAAGCTGCTTCCCGCCATCGGGCGACTGGTCTCCCGCGATGAGGGGGCCTACCGCTACCTGGCCGACACCATCCGGGCCTTCCCGGACGAACGGGCCCTGGCCCGGGAGCTGCTGGAAGCCGGGTTCGCCAAGGTCTGCCATCTGCCGATGCTGTCGGGCATCGTCTTCCTGCACGTGGCGGGCAAGGCGGACTAG